CCATATTTCCCATATTGTGAGATATTCCAGAAAGACTTGCCCCGTTTACACCATTAAGCTCATTATGATAGCAAATACCCAAGCCTATTACAAATAATATGGACATGGCAATAAATATTGACTGGCCTTCTTTGCCCAGCCAAACTTTCTTAGCCATAGCTTTATCTGTGTGCTCTGGTATTTGTTCATTTTCACTTGCTGATTTTTTAATAAACTTATCATGTGCCATCTTTCCAAAAATGAAAACACATGATCCTGGCAATAACATCATAGAAATTAATTCTATAATATTTGAAATAATATTAGGGTTTTCAAAAGGAGTTGATGAGTTGGCTCCGAAAAATCCTCCACCATTAGTACCCAAATGTTTAATTGCCTCCAAAGCAGCTACAGGACCAGCACCAAGTTCTTGGTTTTTGCCCTCAATAGTTTTAATTAAAATATTAGAATTAAAGTTTTGGATAACTCCTTGAGACACCAATAATAATCCAACAATAATAGATGCTGGTAATAAAAATCTTGTTATGATTTTTATAAAATCCACAAAGAAGTTTCCCATCTTCTCTCCAAGTATTCCTCTTATCATTGCTACGCAAGCTGCATATCCACTAGCTGCTGAAGTGAACATCATCATAATAATCACAAACATTTGAGAAAAATATGACAAGCCTGATTCACCAGCATAGTGTTGCAAGTTAGTATTAGTCATAAAAGAAATAATTGTATTAAAAGCTAAAGTTTCCTCCATAGAGCCTATTTTATTTGGATTAAATATCCCTATAGATTGAATTCTAAGAACTAGATATGAAAGTAGAACCAAACACGCATTTAAAAGAATCAATGACAATGCATATTCTTTCCAGTCCATATCACTTTTTTCAATCTTTAAAATTTTAAAAATTCCTGAATCCACTTTATCAAATAAAGGATCAGCGAATGTTTTTTTATTGTTAGTCATTTTATATAAGTAATTTCCACATGGAAATATAATGACTAAGAATATTAGTAATGTTAATAATATTTGTAACATAATCTCTCCTACTTACACAATTTTCTTACGAAAATATATATTTTTTATTTGTGCCATATATTGCTAAATTTCCCAAATTTTTACTAGCAGGTTCATAGCAAGGGTCTAATGCCCAAGCAGCCCTGAAGTGTTTCATAGCCAATTCATGGTTTCCTCTTATTTCCATCAAAATACCTAACAAATTGTGAGGAACTGGACTATGTGGATATTCTTTCATTTTATCTTTTACCAATTCTAAACATTCGTCAAGGTTTCCCAAATCAATTTTTAATTTTATTAAGGAACAAAAATCATTCAAACAATTATTAAAATCACATTTAGTTAAATTCATAATTTCCTTCATACTTATCTCCCAAAACTATATTTAAAATTTCTCAGGGTTAATCAGTGCATAAAACAAATAGCATAAAACCCCTAAAATAACAATTAATAATAGTAACATATAAACCTCCACAATAATTAATTACTTGTAATTTTTTTATCTATCCAATGGACAAATAATTTTAATATTAAAAATGAAATGATAATTATAGCTATCATAATAAGGTCTAACATTAATCATTCCTCCTATTCTCTAACTATATGTGTAATATACCAACTTTTACCTTAAAATAGTTTTAAAATATACACCATAGACATTAAAATTGTATTAAAATTCACTGATTTTGCCTTTTTTTTAATATATATAGTAAAATAAAATCAGAAATAAATAAATAAGGATAATTTTATGGAAAAAAAAGGTGAATTGACAATCTTCTTCGGATACTGTGCAGGTGTCGGCAAGACATACAATATGCTAGAAGTTGCCCACGAAAAGTACCTAGAAGGCATAGATGTGGTTGTTGGTTATGTAGAACTTCATGATAGAAAAGATACTCTAGCATTAATGAATGGTCTAGATATAATAGACTATAAAAAAATAAACTATAAAGATCATATTTTTAATGAACTGGATATAGATAAGTCCCTAGATAGAAAACCTGACATCATATTAGTAGATGAGCTTGCCCATACCAATGCACCAGGCAGTAGACATAAAAAAAGATACCAAGATGTAGAGGAATTACTTAGAGCAGGCATTGATGTATACACAACATTAAATGTCCAACACCTGGAGAGCCTTCATGATATAGTAGAATCAATTACTAATATAAAAGTCAATGAACGTATACCTGATTATGTTTTTGATAATGCTGACCATATAAAAATAATAGATATTGAAGTAGAACAATTAATTGAAAGATTAAAGGAAGGAAAAATATATAATTATTCCCAGTCTAAAAAAGCCCTAGATAATTTTTTTACTATAGATAATCTTATCTCGCTTAGGGAAATAGCTTTAAGAAGATATGCTGATAAAATAAATTTATATACTGACGAAAAAAATAAACCATTTTTAAAAGAACATATACTAGTGTGTCTTGGCCCATCACCCACTAACCAAAAAGTAATCAGAACTGCTTATAGGATGGCTAACTCTTTCCATGCAGAGTTTAGTGCCCTATATGTAGAAACATCTGAAAGCAAAAATTTTTCTAATACAGAAAAAAATAACTTACAAAAAAATATAGACTTGGCTAAACATCTAAAAGCTAATATCGTTTCTTCTTATGGTGATGATATATCATTTCAAATTAGCCAATATGCAAAACTTAGTGGAGTATCAAAGCTTGTCTTGGGAAGATCCTCACAGAAAATATCATTTTTAAATAAAACAACTATAATTGATGAGATTACTAAGGATGCTCCAAATCTTGATATATTCATAATCCCTGATGCTAACAGTGAGTATAAGAAAAAAAATATAAGGCTAGATGAATTTGTGCATTTCGATAGAGAAGATCTGATAGTAACTTTGCTCATACTGTTAGCTACAACTGTACTATCTTATGCCTTATTTATTTTTGATTTTAATACAACTAACATAGTTTTGCTTTATACTCTATCATCCTGCATAGTTGGATACACAACAAAACACCCTATATACAATATTCTTGCTCTCTTGCTAAATATATTTATTATAGATTTTATATTTATACCACCCTATTATTCTTTGAGGATTTACTCAAAAGAGTATCTGATGATATTTATAATAATGATCATAGTTTCTTTTTTCATTAGCCTAATGCAAAATAGACTAAAAAAGGAAAATATACTAACAACTCAGCAGTCACACAGCTTAGAGGTTCTGCTTCAAACAAGCCAGAGATTGCAGCTAAGCAAAAACTATGATGAAGTAATGTATGAAACCTGCTATCAACTACATAAGCTCCTAAACAAGGTAATAATATTTTATCCTGTTTTCAAAAGCTCACTTTTGTCGCCAATAATTTATAACCCAAAAAACGTCGCAAATATGAAAGAAATATATTTGCAAGACTCCGAGAAAACTGTAGCAAAATGGGTATTTTTAAATAATGATAGTGCTGGTGCAGGCACAAATACTCTAACTAATGCTAATGGCTTATATTTTGCCATTAGAAAAAATAGTGCAGTCTATGGCGTTGTCGGCATAGATATGTCAGATAAAAGTATCGGTAGTCAATTGTCAGTAAATGATAAATCTCTGCTTATAGCCATGCTAAACGAGATCGCTCTGGCAATTGATTCATTGGAAAATAAGTCTTGCTATATAAACCTTAATAAAAATTAATATTATAACTTCATAATTTTTCTATTGAATACTTTGCTATATTATGGGGGTATTTTTATGTCCGAACTAATGAACAAATAATAAAGTATTAAGATCATTTCATAATCAATATATAAATGGGCAAATCAAAACTACCAGCTCAGCTGGTAGTTTTGATTATAATATAAAAAGAGGTATGCAATGGTTATTTTAAAGAAGATTTCAT
This genomic window from Anaerococcus murdochii contains:
- a CDS encoding potassium-transporting ATPase subunit KdpA; amino-acid sequence: MLQILLTLLIFLVIIFPCGNYLYKMTNNKKTFADPLFDKVDSGIFKILKIEKSDMDWKEYALSLILLNACLVLLSYLVLRIQSIGIFNPNKIGSMEETLAFNTIISFMTNTNLQHYAGESGLSYFSQMFVIIMMMFTSAASGYAACVAMIRGILGEKMGNFFVDFIKIITRFLLPASIIVGLLLVSQGVIQNFNSNILIKTIEGKNQELGAGPVAALEAIKHLGTNGGGFFGANSSTPFENPNIISNIIELISMMLLPGSCVFIFGKMAHDKFIKKSASENEQIPEHTDKAMAKKVWLGKEGQSIFIAMSILFVIGLGICYHNELNGVNGASLSGISHNMGNMEGKEMRFGIAQSSLFTTVTTSFTTGTVNNMHDTLTPLGGLVPLLHMMLNVVFGGAGVGLMNMLIYAILAVFICGLMIGKTPEYLGKKIEGNEMKLAALSIIIHPLLILGFSALAVSINPGLEGITNPGFHGLSQILYEYSSSAANNGSGFEGLADNTIFWNITCGLVMFFGRYLAIIIQLAIAGNLSKKIDINETAGTLKTNNLTFSIILVIIVYIFAALTFLPVLALGPIAEWLVL
- the kdpF gene encoding K(+)-transporting ATPase subunit F, which translates into the protein MLLLLIVILGVLCYLFYALINPEKF
- a CDS encoding sensor histidine kinase; amino-acid sequence: MEKKGELTIFFGYCAGVGKTYNMLEVAHEKYLEGIDVVVGYVELHDRKDTLALMNGLDIIDYKKINYKDHIFNELDIDKSLDRKPDIILVDELAHTNAPGSRHKKRYQDVEELLRAGIDVYTTLNVQHLESLHDIVESITNIKVNERIPDYVFDNADHIKIIDIEVEQLIERLKEGKIYNYSQSKKALDNFFTIDNLISLREIALRRYADKINLYTDEKNKPFLKEHILVCLGPSPTNQKVIRTAYRMANSFHAEFSALYVETSESKNFSNTEKNNLQKNIDLAKHLKANIVSSYGDDISFQISQYAKLSGVSKLVLGRSSQKISFLNKTTIIDEITKDAPNLDIFIIPDANSEYKKKNIRLDEFVHFDREDLIVTLLILLATTVLSYALFIFDFNTTNIVLLYTLSSCIVGYTTKHPIYNILALLLNIFIIDFIFIPPYYSLRIYSKEYLMIFIIMIIVSFFISLMQNRLKKENILTTQQSHSLEVLLQTSQRLQLSKNYDEVMYETCYQLHKLLNKVIIFYPVFKSSLLSPIIYNPKNVANMKEIYLQDSEKTVAKWVFLNNDSAGAGTNTLTNANGLYFAIRKNSAVYGVVGIDMSDKSIGSQLSVNDKSLLIAMLNEIALAIDSLENKSCYINLNKN